A section of the Capra hircus breed San Clemente chromosome 23, ASM170441v1, whole genome shotgun sequence genome encodes:
- the LOC108633536 gene encoding serpin B6-like isoform X1: protein MGNWPSHHGCAVSIKRHLCLDPSEKAGCGQLEKCVYLTPKHLLCPGHGPHGGQGQHRSTDVPDAFPKQSSGGGEDVHQGFQKLLSEVNRTGTQYLLRTANRLFGEKTYDFLSCFKDACRVFHQAEMEELDFVSATEESRKHINTWVAEKTEGKIRDLLSANSVNPATRLVLVNAIYFKGNWEKQFNKEHTEERPFRVSKNVEKPVQMMFKKSTCKISYIGEISTQILVLPYVGQELNMVILLPSESTDVYTVEKALTYEKFVAWTKPDAMDEEEVEVFLPRFTLEETYDMECVLQDLGMTDAFEEAQADFSGMSSRRDLYVSKVVHKSFVEVTEEGTEAAAATGAVVMMRSLSVMPRFCADRPFLFFIQHGNTGAILFCGRFCSP from the exons ATGGGGAACTGG CCTAGCCACCATGGATGCGCTGTCAGCATCAAACGGCACCTTTGCCTTGACCCTTCTGAAAAAGCTGGGTGCGGACAACTCGAAAAATGTGTTTATCTCACCCCTAAGCATCTCCTCTGCCCTGGCCATGGTCCTCATGGGGGCCAGGGGCAACACCGCAGCACAGATGTGCCAG ACGCTTTCCCTAAGCAAAGCAGTGGTGGAGGTGAAGATGTCCACCAGGGTTTCCAGAAGCTTCTCAGTGAAGTTAATAGGACCGGCACACAGTACTTGCTCAGAACGGCCAACAGGCTTTTTGGAGAGAAGACTTACGATTTCCTCTCG TGTTTCAAAGATGCCTGCCGCGTGTTCCACCAAGCAGAGATGGAAGAGCTGGACTTTGTCAGCGCTACGGAGGAGTCCAGGAAGCACATAAACACCTGGGTAGCTGAAAAGACAGAAG GTAAAATTAGAGATTTGCTGTCTGCAAATTCGGTTAACCCTGCGACACGTCTGGTTCTCGTGAATGCCATCTACTTCAAAGGAAACTGGGAAAAACAGTTTAACAAAGAGCATACTGAGGAAAGGCCATTCAGAGTCAGCAAG AACGTGGAGAAACCTGTGCAAATGATGTTCAAGAAGTCCACCTGTAAAATAAGCTACATTGGAGAAATAAGCACCCAGATTCTGGTGCTTCCCTACGTCGGCCAAGAGCTGAACATGGTCATCCTGCTGCCCAGTGAAAGCACTGACGTGTACACG GTGGAGAAGGCCCTGACCTACGAGAAATTTGTCGCGTGGACGAAGCCGGATGCGATGGACGAGGAGGAGGTCGAGGTGTTTCTTCCCCGGTTTACGCTGGAGGAGACTTACGACATGGAGTGTGTCCTCCAAGATCTGGGCATGACCGACGCCTTCGAGGAGGCCCAGGCTGACTTCAGTGGGATGTCGTCCCGGCGAGACCTGTACGTGTCCAAGGTCGTGCACAAGTCCTTCGTGGAGGTCACCGAGGAGGGCACGGAGGCCGCGGCTGCCACAGGGGCGGTGGTCATGATGCGCTCCCTCAGTGTCATGCCCCGGTTCTGTGCCGACCGccccttcctcttcttcatccAGCACGGCAACACCGGGGCCATCCTGTTCTGCGGCCGCTTCTGCTCGCCGTGA
- the LOC108633536 gene encoding serpin B6-like isoform X3 — translation MDALSASNGTFALTLLKKLGADNSKNVFISPLSISSALAMVLMGARGNTAAQMCQVHAFPKQSSGGGEDVHQGFQKLLSEVNRTGTQYLLRTANRLFGEKTYDFLSCFKDACRVFHQAEMEELDFVSATEESRKHINTWVAEKTEGKIRDLLSANSVNPATRLVLVNAIYFKGNWEKQFNKEHTEERPFRVSKNVEKPVQMMFKKSTCKISYIGEISTQILVLPYVGQELNMVILLPSESTDVYTVEKALTYEKFVAWTKPDAMDEEEVEVFLPRFTLEETYDMECVLQDLGMTDAFEEAQADFSGMSSRRDLYVSKVVHKSFVEVTEEGTEAAAATGAVVMMRSLSVMPRFCADRPFLFFIQHGNTGAILFCGRFCSP, via the exons ATGGATGCGCTGTCAGCATCAAACGGCACCTTTGCCTTGACCCTTCTGAAAAAGCTGGGTGCGGACAACTCGAAAAATGTGTTTATCTCACCCCTAAGCATCTCCTCTGCCCTGGCCATGGTCCTCATGGGGGCCAGGGGCAACACCGCAGCACAGATGTGCCAGGTAC ACGCTTTCCCTAAGCAAAGCAGTGGTGGAGGTGAAGATGTCCACCAGGGTTTCCAGAAGCTTCTCAGTGAAGTTAATAGGACCGGCACACAGTACTTGCTCAGAACGGCCAACAGGCTTTTTGGAGAGAAGACTTACGATTTCCTCTCG TGTTTCAAAGATGCCTGCCGCGTGTTCCACCAAGCAGAGATGGAAGAGCTGGACTTTGTCAGCGCTACGGAGGAGTCCAGGAAGCACATAAACACCTGGGTAGCTGAAAAGACAGAAG GTAAAATTAGAGATTTGCTGTCTGCAAATTCGGTTAACCCTGCGACACGTCTGGTTCTCGTGAATGCCATCTACTTCAAAGGAAACTGGGAAAAACAGTTTAACAAAGAGCATACTGAGGAAAGGCCATTCAGAGTCAGCAAG AACGTGGAGAAACCTGTGCAAATGATGTTCAAGAAGTCCACCTGTAAAATAAGCTACATTGGAGAAATAAGCACCCAGATTCTGGTGCTTCCCTACGTCGGCCAAGAGCTGAACATGGTCATCCTGCTGCCCAGTGAAAGCACTGACGTGTACACG GTGGAGAAGGCCCTGACCTACGAGAAATTTGTCGCGTGGACGAAGCCGGATGCGATGGACGAGGAGGAGGTCGAGGTGTTTCTTCCCCGGTTTACGCTGGAGGAGACTTACGACATGGAGTGTGTCCTCCAAGATCTGGGCATGACCGACGCCTTCGAGGAGGCCCAGGCTGACTTCAGTGGGATGTCGTCCCGGCGAGACCTGTACGTGTCCAAGGTCGTGCACAAGTCCTTCGTGGAGGTCACCGAGGAGGGCACGGAGGCCGCGGCTGCCACAGGGGCGGTGGTCATGATGCGCTCCCTCAGTGTCATGCCCCGGTTCTGTGCCGACCGccccttcctcttcttcatccAGCACGGCAACACCGGGGCCATCCTGTTCTGCGGCCGCTTCTGCTCGCCGTGA
- the LOC108633536 gene encoding serpin B6-like isoform X2, whose amino-acid sequence MEELDFVSATEESRKHINTWVAEKTEGKIRDLLSANSVNPATRLVLVNAIYFKGNWEKQFNKEHTEERPFRVSKNVEKPVQMMFKKSTCKISYIGEISTQILVLPYVGQELNMVILLPSESTDVYTVEKALTYEKFVAWTKPDAMDEEEVEVFLPRFTLEETYDMECVLQDLGMTDAFEEAQADFSGMSSRRDLYVSKVVHKSFVEVTEEGTEAAAATGAVVMMRSLSVMPRFCADRPFLFFIQHGNTGAILFCGRFCSP is encoded by the exons ATGGAAGAGCTGGACTTTGTCAGCGCTACGGAGGAGTCCAGGAAGCACATAAACACCTGGGTAGCTGAAAAGACAGAAG GTAAAATTAGAGATTTGCTGTCTGCAAATTCGGTTAACCCTGCGACACGTCTGGTTCTCGTGAATGCCATCTACTTCAAAGGAAACTGGGAAAAACAGTTTAACAAAGAGCATACTGAGGAAAGGCCATTCAGAGTCAGCAAG AACGTGGAGAAACCTGTGCAAATGATGTTCAAGAAGTCCACCTGTAAAATAAGCTACATTGGAGAAATAAGCACCCAGATTCTGGTGCTTCCCTACGTCGGCCAAGAGCTGAACATGGTCATCCTGCTGCCCAGTGAAAGCACTGACGTGTACACG GTGGAGAAGGCCCTGACCTACGAGAAATTTGTCGCGTGGACGAAGCCGGATGCGATGGACGAGGAGGAGGTCGAGGTGTTTCTTCCCCGGTTTACGCTGGAGGAGACTTACGACATGGAGTGTGTCCTCCAAGATCTGGGCATGACCGACGCCTTCGAGGAGGCCCAGGCTGACTTCAGTGGGATGTCGTCCCGGCGAGACCTGTACGTGTCCAAGGTCGTGCACAAGTCCTTCGTGGAGGTCACCGAGGAGGGCACGGAGGCCGCGGCTGCCACAGGGGCGGTGGTCATGATGCGCTCCCTCAGTGTCATGCCCCGGTTCTGTGCCGACCGccccttcctcttcttcatccAGCACGGCAACACCGGGGCCATCCTGTTCTGCGGCCGCTTCTGCTCGCCGTGA
- the LOC102171142 gene encoding serpin B6: MDALSEGNGTFALTLLKKLGADNSKNVFISPLSISSALAMVLMGAKGNTAAQMCQTLSLSKCRGEEHDVHQAFERLLSEVNMTGTQYLLRTANRLFGQKPCDFLLSFKYACRVFYQAEVEELDFVSTTEESRKHINTWVAEKTEGKIRDLLPANSLNPMTRLVLVNAIYFKGNWDEQFNKEFTQEKPFKVSKNVEKPVQMMFKKSTCKITYIRVISTQILVLPYVSQELNMVILLPSERTDLKRVEKALTYEKFVAWTKPALMEEKEVDVFLPRFTLEESYDMEELLQDLGMTDAFAEAQADFSGMSSRRGLYLSKVVHKSFMEVTEEGTEAAAATGAAVMTRSLSAGPQFCADRPFLFFIQHGNTGAILFCGRFCSP; encoded by the exons ATGGATGCGCTgtcagaaggaaacggcaccttTGCCTTGACCCTTCTGAAAAAGCTGGGTGCGGACAACTCGAAAAATGTGTTTATCTCACCCCTAAGCATCTCCTCTGCCCTGGCCATGGTCCTCATGGGGGCAAAGGGCAACACCGCAGCACAGATGTGCCAG ACGCTTTCTCTAAGCAAGTGCAGAGGTGAAGAACATGATGTCCACCAGGCTTTCGAGAGGCTTCTCAGTGAAGTTAATATGACCGGCACACAGTACTTGCTCAGAACCGCCAACAGGCTTTTTGGACAGAAGCCTTGCGATTTCCTCTTG TCTTTCAAATATGCCTGCCGCGTGTTCTACCAAGCAGAGGTGGAAGAGCTGGACTTTGTCAGCACTACGGAGGAGTCCAGGAAGCACATAAACACCTGGGTAGCTGAAAAGACAGAAG GTAAAATTAGAGACTTACTCCCTGCAAATTCACTTAACCCCATGACACGTCTGGTTCTCGTGAATGCCATCTACTTCAAAGGAAACTGGGATGAACAGTTTAACAAAGAGTTCACGCAGGAAAAGCCATTCAAAGTCAGCAAG AACGTGGAGAAACCTGTGCAAATGATGTTCAAGAAGTCCACCTGTAAAATAACCTACATTAGAGTAATAAGCACCCAGATTCTGGTGCTTCCCTACGTCAGCCAAGAGCTGAACATGGTCATCCTGCTGCCCAGTGAAAGAACTGACTTGAAAAGG GTGGAAAAGGCCCTGACCTACGAGAAATTCGTCGCGTGGACGAAGCCGGCTCTCATGGAAGAGAAGGAGGTGGACGTGTTTCTTCCCCGGTTCACTCTGGAGGAGAGTTACGACATGGAAGAGTTACTCCAAGATCTGGGCATGACCGACGCCTTCGCGGAGGCCCAGGCTGACTTCAGCGGGATGTCGTCCCGGCGAGGCCTGTACCTGTCCAAGGTCGTGCACAAGTCCTTCATGGAGGTCACCGAGGAGGGCACGGAGGCCGCGGCTGCCACAGGGGCGGCGGTCATGACGCGCTCCCTCAGCGCTGGGCCCCAGTTCTGTGCCGACCGccccttcctcttcttcatccAGCACGGCAACACCGGGGCCATCCTGTTCTGCGGCCGCTTCTGCTCGCCGTGA